Part of the Indicator indicator isolate 239-I01 unplaced genomic scaffold, UM_Iind_1.1 iindUn_scaffold_213, whole genome shotgun sequence genome is shown below.
CCTTGCCCTGCAGCCCCACCCTGATGccacctcccccctgccccccaaccctctccccccctcctctgcctccctcctggGGTGGCCCAGCCAATGGAAGggtggaggaagaagaggaggagccCAAGGAAGAGGATAAAAGGAGGTGCCTGGAGAGCCCAGCTGCCATCTCCTGTGGAGccagagctcagccttgctctgtccctgccagcagccacctTCTGCCCACCGCCCAGCACCACCTCTGTgaccacccagcaccacctctgcCACCATGGTGCACTGGACAGCCAAGGAGAAGCAGCTCATCACCAGCGTCTGGGGCAAGATCAACGTGGAgcaatgtggtgctgaggcccTGGCCAGGTGAGcgccaggctgctgtgggcatcTCCTCAGCTGGCACCACGGGGGGCAAGAGGAACCACTCCTGGCACCACTCACTTGTGCTCTTGAGGACCATCAGCCACCTCCTGCCATCCATCTCCACCCCTGCCATCCGCTCCgctccatctcctctccctccaccccctcccctccatctcctctccctccaccccctcccctccaccccctgccttccctctcctcaccaccatctcctctctccccccagGCTGCTGATTGTCTACCCCTGGACCCAGAGGTTCTTTGCCTCCTTCGGGAACCTCTCTGGTGCCGCTGCCATCTCTGGCAACCCCAAGGTGCATGCCCATGGCAAGAAGGTGCTGACCTCCTTTGGAGAGGCTGTGAAGAACCTGGACAACATCAAGGGCACCTTTGCCCAGCTGTCTGAGCTGCACTGTGACAAGCTGCACGTGGACCCTGAGAACTTCAGGGtgagtcctcctcctcctcctcaccaaggaaacttcctcctcctccaccacacCCTGGCTCCATGGGGCAGCTTCTCCCCTTGCCCCTCAGTTCCCACTACCCATGGGAGGGATTCAGCTTGGAGGTGTtggggtgggaggaagaggggtTGGGGagtgaggggaggaaggggaagaggagttAGTGGTTGAGGAGATGAAGAAGAGGGACAGaagaggagctggtggctggggTAGAGAGGAAGACACAGGAGGGGCAAGGAAGCAACCTGCAGCTTGGGGAGGAAGGcccaaagagagagagggatggTGGTGGTTATGGAGAGGACATCTGGAGGGTGGGAGCCAGGATGAAGGGGAGGTGAGCAGGAGATGCTTTGGGTGAAGGGCAGCATCTAGAGGCACACCTGTGGAGATCCTCCTGCATGGTCACCACCagcatggaggtgctggagctccccatctcctcctccttgccctcagccacatctcctcctccttcctcaaccacaaattctcttcctttctcccaaccacattttttcctccttgttttcACCCACATCTCCTTCCTCAACCACATCTCCTCATTCCTCAACTACATCTTCTCCTCCTTGCTCTTATCCACATCCTCTCCTACTTCCTCAGCCACATCTACTCCTTCCTCACCCAcatctcttccttgctctcatccacatcctctcctccttcctcaaacccaacttctcctccttcctcacctccatctcctcctccctcatCCCCATCATCTCCTTGCTCAccacctctcctgctcttgctcTGTGTCCCCCCAGCTCCTGGGTAACATCCTGATCAtcgtcctgggtgcccacctcGGCAAGGACTTCACCCCTGAGACCCAGGCTGTCTGGCAGAAGCTGGTCAATGCTGTGGCTCATGCCCTGGCCCGCAAGTACCACTAGATCCAAGGTGGCCAagggcctccagcagccttgaGATGTTCCTCTGGAGCCCACAGCTTCCTACAGTCAAATAAAGCTCAGCCTTGGCAAGCCTCTACTGAGTCCTTCGTGTCCGTGGCAGGATGGAAGGGGTTGGGtgggaggtggctgtggtgggcaTTTGGTGGTTGGGGGGAATGAGGTCTcattgggtggggtttttttgggcaGGATTGGCCTTTGGGGGTCACCTGGAGAAGGTTGGAGGTGGCCTCAagcctcagctcctcctgtggTGAGCTAGCAGCATGAGGAAGCCCTGGAGAGGCCACTCATGGAACCTCCTTTGCTTGCAGGCCAGGAGACTGTGAGGAGGCTTGGGGGGCTGGTTGGGGAGGACTGAGAtgatttggggttgggtttgggggagGCTTGAGAtggttttggggggagggggttgcaGGTTGAGGACTAAGAGCCCTCCCCTTGAGAGAACTTCCTCCAGAGGTCTTCTGGAGCCAAAGGGGCTGAGAGCTGATCCCAGAGGGAGGCCACAGGCTGCTGTCCTTTGCTCTTCtttgccagctcctgcccctgggctggagccatcctcactgccagcccagagtgGGGCTGGAGGTGCCCGAGCTTGGCTTGGAGGTGTCCTCAAGCTTCCTCCAAATGGTAGGGGAACCagcaagaaaaggtgctatgctggaccttgttctcaccagcaaggaagggctggtaagcaatgtgaggctcagagacagccttggctgcagtgaccatgaagcagctgaatttaagatcctcagggcagccaggaggacatattctaagcttacgaccctagacttcaggcatgcagactttgatcccttcagggatctgctggccaaagggtcgtgggacaaagccctagagggaagaggggcccaggacagctgctcagtattcaaggaccacctcctctgtgtccaggagcaatgtatcccaacaaagagaaaagcagggaagaatgctgggaggcctgcctggatgagcaaggagctgctggacacactgtcacttaaaaggaagctctacaaggagtggaggaaaggacagctggaatggggacaggtaaggaagctgcccgagcagcaagagacctgttAGGAAAGCCTAAGCACAGTtggaattgaatctagccagggaggtcaaagggaacactgagaatttctacaggtatatgaATGgtcaaaagaagcctagggaaggtgtgggccccctcaggaaggaaacaggtgaaatggtcacaagggacctggaaaaggctgaggttctcaaggacttctttacctcagtcttcactgcaagggcctccagccacactcctggaatagtcatggaagctaatggcaagaagcagaaggaagaactgcccatcataaatgaagatcaggttggtgatcatctgaagaacctgaaagtgttcaagtccatgggacccgaggggatacacccacaggtactgagagaactggcagaggaggttgccaaacccctctctattatattccaaaagtcctggcagtctggggaagtccccactgactggaaaaggggaaacattactcccattttcaaaaaggggaagaaggaagaaccagggaactgcaggccagtcagtctcacctctgtgcctggtaagatcatggagcagatcctcctggaagcactactgagacagaagaatagtgaagaggtgattgggtacagtcagcagggcttcaccaagggcaaatcctgcctggcaaacctggtggccttctgtgacaaggtcacaacattaatagatgaggggagagcaactgatggcattgacctggagctgagcacagccttccacactgtcccacaccacagcctgctctccaaactggtgacacatgggcttgatgggtggaccacaggatggataaagaactggcttgatggctgcacccaaagagtggctgtcaatggctccatgtcccagtgcaggccagggacaagtggagtccctcagggatcagtcctgggaccaggcttggtcAACATctgtgttggtgccatggacagaggcattgagtgcagcctcagcaagtttgctgatgacaccaagctgtgtggtgcagcagacaggctggagggaagggatccatccagagggacctgggcaggctggagggaagggatccatccagagggacctggacaggctggagggaagggatccatccagagggatctggacaggctgcagagctgggcacaagccaacctcaggagggtcaacaagaccaagtgcaaggtcctgcagctgtgtggaggcaatgccaagcacaaatgcaggctgggcagggactggctggagagcagctctgaggagagggacttgggggtgctgggggaggagaagctcagcaggagccagcagggagcacttgcagcccagagagccaagcagagcctgggctgcagcagaagaagtgtggccagcagggccagggaggtgattctccccctctgctcagatctgctgagaccacacctggagtactgcatccaattctggagcctctgttccaagagggctatggacatgctgggaggtgtccagagaagggccatgaggatgagcagagggctggagctgctctgctctgaggacagcctgagagagttggggttgtgcagtctggagaagagaaggctctgaggtgaccttcttgtggccttccaggatctgaagggggctgcaggaaagctggggagggacttttgagggtgtcagggagtgacaggactggggggaatggaataaagctggaagtggggagattcagggaggaagtgaggaagaagttcttccccatgagagtggtgagagcctggaatgggttgtgcagggaggtggttgaggcttcatccctggaggtgtttgcagccaggctggatgaggctctgggcagcctgctgtagtgtgaggtgtccctggccatggcaggggcgttggaactggatgagccttgtggtcccttccaaccctgactgattctgtgagtctatgattctatgataggagCAGGAGAAGGCCAAGCCTGGCAGGTGCTGCAGGAATAGGACACTTGGTacccccctggggagctcaGCAGCCCCCAAGAGCTCCAAGGGCTTGGGTGGGGCTGAAAGCCTGGGGGGGCTTGGTCAGAGAAGCTGTGGCCACCTCACCTCTGGAGGTGCCCAAGGccaagctggaggaggcctTCAGCAAGCTGGGACTAAGGAGGAGTGGGCTTGGACCTGCACCTGGAAGGTGCTTCCAgctaccttccaacccaacccattccaagcCCTCAACCTTGCAGCCAGgatgctctgctctgacctgAGGGCCACCAAAGCTTCCCCTGAGGCCTTCCTGGAGGCCAGAGGTGGAGATCAATCCACAGACAGCTAGGAATGAAAGACAGGAGGAGGGCAGCTGGCCACAGGCACTCCATGGACAATGCAGTCAGATTGCTCCATGGCCATCTAGACCCTGCTGGAGCTCCTGCAACTCCATGCTCAATGCACTCAGGTTGCTCCACAGCCATCCATGCACCACCTGGCACTCCATGCTCCAACCACTTCCATGATCCTGGAGGCTCCAAAGCTTCCTCTGAGGGCTTCCTGGAGACCAGAAGTGGAGCTAAGTCCTCGAACCATGGAATTgtgaggcttggaagggagctcaaggctcaggcagtgccaacccccctgccatgggcagggacacctcacaccacagcaggttgctcacagccacctccagcctggctgcaaaaacctccagggatgaggcttccaccacctccctgggcaacctgtgccaggctctcactaccctcatggggaagaatttcttcctcacatccaacctgactCTACCCAcgtctacttttgctccatcccccccaagTCCCATCCCCCCCTGACCCCCTCCaaagaccctccccagcttggccccagcccctggcaggcCACAAGAaatcctccctgcagctggcaaGCAAAGATAGgaggagggcagctgagcagatCAGCCtcctgctactgctgctgctggctctgggccCATTGCCCTGCAGCCCCACCCTGATGccacctcccccctgccccccaaccctctctccccctcctctgcctccctcctggGGTGGCCCAGCCAATGGAAGggtggaggaagaagaggaggagccCAAGGGAGAAGATAAAAGGAGGTGCCTGGAGAGCCCAGCTGCCATCTCCTGTGGAGccagagctcagccttgctctgtccctgccagcagccacctTCTGCCCACCGCCCAGCACCACCTCTGTgaccacccagcaccacctctgcCACCATGGTGCACTGGACAGCCGAGGAGAAGCAGCTCATCACCAGCATCTGGGGCAAGGTCAACGTGGCCGAATGCGGCGCCGAGGCCCTGGCCAGGTGAGcgccaggctgctgtgggcatcTCCTCAGCTGGCACCACGGGGGGCAAGAGGAACCACTCCTGGCACCACTCACTTGTGCTCTTGAGGACCATCAGCCACCTCCTGCCATCCAACTCcttccctccacctcctcccttccATACcctcctctccacctcctcctccctccacttcctccccaccacctcctactctccatctcctcccctCATTCCCTTCTTCTCCAACTTCTCTCCCTCCACCTCCTTGCCTCCATGTCttcccttccacctcctctccctacacctcctcccctccaccccctgccttccctctcctcaccaccatctcctctctccccccagGCTGCTGATTGTCTACCCCTGGACCCAGAGGTTCTTTGCCTCCTTCGGGAACCTCTCTGGTGCCGCTGCCATCTCTGGCAACCCCAAGGTGCATGCCCATGGCAAGAAGGTGCTGACCTCCTTTGGAGAGGCTGTGAAGAACCTGGACAACATCAAGGGCACCTTTGCCCAGCTGTCTGAGCTGCACTGTGACAAGCTGCACGTGGACCCTGAGAACTTCAGGGtgagtcctcctcctcctccaccacacCCTGGCTCCATGGGGCAGCTTCTCCCCTTGCCCCTCAGTTCCCACTAACCCATGGGAGGGATTCAGCTTGGAGGTGTtggggtgggaggaagaggggtTGGGGagtgaggggaggaaggggaagaggagttAGTGGTTGAGGAGATGAAGAAGAGGGACAGaagaggagctggtggctggggTAGAGAGGAAGACACAGGAGGGGCAAGGAAGCAACCTGCAGCTTGGGGAGGAAGGcccaaagagagagagggatggTGGTGGTTATGGCGAGGACATCTGGAGGGTGGGAGCCAGGATGAAGGGGAGGTGAGCAGGAGATGCTTTGGGTGAAGGGCAGCATCTAGAGGCACACCTGTGGAGATCCTCCTGCATGGTCACCACCagcatggaggtgctggagctccacatctcctcctccttcctcaaccacaaattctcttcctttctcccaacCACATTTTCTGCTCCTTGTTTTCAGCcacatctcctcctccctcaccccctcctcccctccttgctcaccacctctcctgctttgctctgtgtCCCCCCAGCTCCTGGGTGACATCCTGATCATCGTCCTGGGTGCCCACTTCGGCAAGGACTTCACCCCTGAGGCccaggctgcctggcagaagcTGGTCCGTGCTGTGGCTCACGCCCTGGCCCGCAAGTACCACTAGATCCAAGGTGGCCAagggcctccagcagccttgaGATGTTCCTCTGGAGCCCACAGCTTCCTACAGTCAAATAAAGCTCAGCCTTGGCAAGCCTCTACTGAGTCCTTCGTGTCTGTGGCAGGATGGAAGGGGTTGGGTgggaggaggctgtggtgggCATTTGGTGGTTGGGGGGAAGCTTGGGAGGTTGTtcctccagaaaaaaataattttgagtcCTTTCTCTGGGTGGATTTTGAGTTTTTTGAGGTGGGATTTGCCTTTGGAGGTCACCTGGACAAGGTTGGAGGTGGCCTCAAGCTTGAGaaggttttttccccccagaaaaCCTCATTTTGGGCCCTCCTGTGGTCCTCCTGTgtggggtttgatttttttttttttttttttttttttttttttttttttttttttttttggtgggataTGCCTTTGGACGTCATCTGCAGAAGGTTGGAGGTGGCTTCAAGCTtgagcagttttttttttttccccctccagaaTACCTCATTTTGGGTCCTTTTATTTGGGGTGGGATTTGCCTTTGGAGGTCATCTAGAGAAGCTTGAGAAGGAAGTTTTCCCTCCAGAAATCCTCATTTTGGGTCCTCCTGTGGTCCTTCTGTGTGGGATTTGagttttttttgggtgggattggcctttggaggtcatcTGAAGAAGGATGGAGGTGGCCTCAAACTTGAGAAGGAATTTTTCCCTCCAGAAAAACTTCATTTTGGGTCCTTTTCTTTGGGGTGGGATCGGCCTTTGgaggtcacctagagaaggttgGAGGTGAGGGGTTGTGGGGAGGCTTGAGATGTTTTGGGGATAACTGAGatgattttgggggttttggtgaaGCTCAAGATCTTGGGAGGTTCTGGGGAGGACTGAGAGAATTTTGAGGGGTTTGGGGGAGGCTTGAAATGGTTTGGGGATAATTGAGAtgatttggggggttttggtggAGATTTTGGGATGATTTGAGGaggttttggagttttttgagGAGGCTTGAGATGATCTTGGGAGGGTTTGGAAAGGTTTGAGGTGAATTTGGGAGGTTTTGGGGGAGGCTTAAGATGATTTTGGGGATAATTTAGATGATTTTGGGGTTCATTGGTGAAGCTTGATATGTTCTTGGGAGGTTTTGGGGAGGAGTGAGAGAATCTTGAGGGGTTTGGGGGAGGCTTGAGATGCTTTTTGGGGCTAATTGAGATGATTTGGGGaggttttggaggtttttgaggAGCCTTGAGATGATCTTGGGAGGGTTTGGGGAGGCTTGAGATGGTTTTGGTCTTAATTGAGAGGATTTTGGGAGGTTTTGGGGGAGGCTTGAGAGGATTTGGGGGTTCTTGGGGGAGAACTGAGATGATATGGGGAGGTTTTTGGGGAGGCTTGAGATGCTTTTGGGTGAGGCTTGAGGAGATttaggggaggaagaggagaagccaggtgaaggctgctggaggaaggctgtgaggcagcagctgagTCATGGTGGCcgagcagctgctgggtggaGGAGGCTCCAGATAAGGACCTTTGCTATCAGCCCCGGGCCAGACCTTGTTtgtcagctcctgctgggccCTGGGAGGTCCCAACCTGcttggggggaggaggaggaggggaggacaCAAGTCCTGCTAATGATAAATAATAGAGCTGCTGATTAATAAGGGAGCTAATAGCCCTGCTGGCAATGAATAAAGGAGCTAATAATGCTGCTGGTGATTAAGAACAGAGCTAATAATTAGTGATTGAGATAGGAGGCTTCCTGATACTAACTAATAGGGCTGCTGATGATTGATAATAAGGCTACTAGCCCTCCTAATAATTAATAATAGAGCTGAGGGTCCTCctaataataaataatagagCTAAGGGTCCTGCTAATAATTAATAGAGCTGAGTCATGCTAATGAAATAATacagataataataataatataacaGAGCTAAAAGTCCtcttaataataaataatagagCCAATAGTCCTGGTAATAATGATCAAGAGTAGAGCTGAGTCATGCTAAGGATAAATAAGATGGCTATGAGTTTAATAATGACAATAATTAATAATAGAGGTAAGAGTCCTCctaataataaataatagagGTAACAGCCCTGCTAATAGACATTATAATCAATGGAGCTAATAATCCTGCTAATAAGAGTTAATGGAGCTACTAATCCTGCTAATAATCATTAATGGGGCTAATAATCCTGCTAATATTCATTAATGGAGTTAATAATACTGATGATAATAATTAACAGGATTATTAGCTccattaataataattaatagaGATTATAATCCTGATGATAATACTTAATGGAGCTAATAATCCTGCTAATAATAATTAATGGAGCTAATACTCCTGCTAATAGTAATTAATGGGGCTAATAATCCTTCTAATAATAAATAATGGAACTAGTAATCCTGCTAATAATAATTAATGGAGGCAATACTCCTTCTAATAATGATAAATAATGTGGCTAATAGtcttaataataaaaataaaaataaataatagagCTAAAAGCCCTCCTAACAGTAACAACTAACAGAGCTAATAGTCCTGCTAATGATTAATAAAAAGAGCTATAATCGGGCTAATGATGATAAATACTGTGGCTAAGAGTCTTAGCAATGgtaataattaattaataatagaGCTAGTAgtcttaataataataaataataataaacaatagaGCTAATAGTCCTGATAACAATAAGCCATAGAGCTGATAATGATAAATACCCTGGCTAAGAAcattaataacaacaataataataataaatagagGTAATGACCCTGCTAATAGTAATTAATAGAGCTAACAATCCTGCTAATTAATATTAGGgccctgggggggttgaggctgcagcagaggaggctgaggggagaccttgtggctctctgcagctccctgagagcagcttgcagccagctggggctcaagggctgctcctgagggctgggccaagaggagatggcctcaggttgtgccaggggagcttcagcttggccctcagcaccaagtGGTGCCCCTGGAGGGGTGCCcaggcctgtgccaggctgcccagggcagtggtggagtgcccCTGGCTGGAGGGGGTTGGcaggtgtggagctgtggtgctgagggccctggggtggtggtgctggggcagtgctgggaccaTGCTTGGACTCCGTCATCTccaagctctcttccaacccaacccattccatgattcttctTCTCTGCACTCCAGAAGTTCTCCCCCAGCCGTGTCCCTCACTCCAGCTCTCCCCATCAGGTGTCCTCTCCAGCCACTTGTCAGCCCAGGGCTGAGGTTCTGGCTGGAGACCACAGCCTGGAGCCTCTCCCCAGGactctcttttcctcctggagTTGCTGAGATGAAGAACCTCAGCGAGGCTGAGGGGTGAGAGCAACCAACTTGGGTaaaggcaggagaaaaatgGGTCAGGGGTTT
Proteins encoded:
- the LOC128980487 gene encoding hemoglobin subunit beta-like, with the translated sequence MVHWTAKEKQLITSVWGKINVEQCGAEALARLLIVYPWTQRFFASFGNLSGAAAISGNPKVHAHGKKVLTSFGEAVKNLDNIKGTFAQLSELHCDKLHVDPENFRLLGNILIIVLGAHLGKDFTPETQAVWQKLVNAVAHALARKYH
- the LOC128980488 gene encoding hemoglobin subunit beta, encoding MVHWTAEEKQLITSIWGKVNVAECGAEALARLLIVYPWTQRFFASFGNLSGAAAISGNPKVHAHGKKVLTSFGEAVKNLDNIKGTFAQLSELHCDKLHVDPENFRLLGDILIIVLGAHFGKDFTPEAQAAWQKLVRAVAHALARKYH